The segment GAGGAAGGTCTGAACCTTGTGGGCTTGGGCGGATATGGCAGTCGCCTGCCATCCGAGCTTTCGGGCGGGCAGCAGCAAAGGGTTGCGGTGGCGCGTGCGCTGGTGCTGGAACCCGAAGTACTGTTGCTGGACGAGCCGTTATCAAACCTTGATGCCAAGCTTCGTCGGCATGTGCGGACCGAAATCCGCGATTTGCAGCAGAAACTTGGCCTGACCGCGGTTTATGTGACCCATGATCAGGAAGAAGCATTGGCCGTGTCGGACCGGATCATTGTGATGAACCGGGCGGTGATCGCGCAGCAGGGCACGCCACGCGAATTATATGAACAGCCGCAATCGGAATTTATCGCCGACTTTATCGGGGATGCCAATCTGGTCGATGGTGAGATCGTCAATATTGATGGCAATCATGCCCGTGTCGATATCGGCGGGGCGCAATGCAATTTGCGCCATCGCGGGCAGGCAAAGGGACCGGTCCGGGTTGCCGTGCGGCCCGATGCGGTGCAACTGACCGGATTGGCGGCGATTGCGGGTGATGCGCATGTCATTGAAACGTCGCTAAAAGGTCACATTACGCATGCAGCCTATCTTGGTAGTCAGATGCAGTATTCCGTGGCAACCCCGATTGGCGAGCTGTTTGTGATCGATCACCGGATCGATACACCGATCATCGCGGGCGAAGAGGTTGCCATCGGCTTTTCTGAACGCGGCATGGCCGTGGTTTCGGCAGAATAATCGATCAACAACAAAACTGTTTCAGGCAGGGACAAAGTGGAAAAAGCATTCTCGGGAATTGATATCGAGGCACGGTTTGAACATGCGCGCGACGTGATCCGCGAGGCGGGTAAACGCGCCATGGAGTATTATGAAGGCGACGCCGCCGATCTTGCGATTGAAACCAAAACCAACGCACTTGATATGGTCAGCATCGCGGATAAAAACGTCGAGGCGATCATTCGCGACCGGATCGGTGATGCCTTTCCCGAGGATGGTTTCCTTGGTGAGGAAATGGGCATCGAGAAGGGGGACAATGACTGCCTTTGGGTGATTGACCCGATTGATGGCACGGCGTGTTTTGTCAATCAGATGCCGACATGGTGCATTTCGGTGGCCCTTATGATCGGCAAGGAAGCCGTCATTGGCCTGATTTATCATCCGTGCAATGACGAGCTTTTCAGTGCGGTGATCGGCGACGGGGCGCGTGTGAATGGCGAGCCGGTGAAGGCCAGCAATGCCAAACGGGTCAGCGATGGCGTGATGGGGATCGGCATGTCGCATCGCCTGCCCAGTAGCTCGATCGTGCCGGTGATCGGCCAATTGCTGGACGAGGAAGGCATGTTTATCCGCAACGGATCATGCGCGTTGATGATGGCCTATGCCAGTGCCGGGCGTCTGATCGGCTATTATGAACCGCATATCAATCCGTGGGATTGCATGGCGGGGATTGTCCTGATGCGTGAGGCGGGTGGCTGGTGCAATGACTTCCTTGATCTGCCCAACGTGCTTGAAGATGGTGGGCCGATATTGGCCGCCGGGCCCAATGTTGCCAAACATCTGGCGGATATGATCGGGATTTCGTATCGGGGCTGATTACACCTGATGAAGCAATATTGAATGCATGCTGACCGGTATCGGGTTTAGTCCCCGGTGCCGGTCAGTTGCTGTTTGCGTTCAGACAGCATGCGGTAATCAAGGCGTGCGAGTTCATGGTTGATGGCCTTGATATCCAGCGGCTTGGTGCAATGGGCATCCATGCCGGCCTCGCGAAATTCGGCCAGATTGTCGTTTGACGTGTCGGCGGTCAGGGCCAGAACCGGGATGGTTGCCTTGACGGGGTCAGCAAATTTGCGGATCTGGCGGGTGGCTTCTATCCCGTCCATGACCGGCATATGCACATCCATCAGAACCGCGTCGAAATCCTGTTCCTGCAACAGGTTGAGGGCTTCCTGCCCGTTGGTGGCAACACTGATTTCATGACCCTGCTGTTCAAGCAGTTTCTGGGCGAGAATGCGGTTGATCTGGATATCTTCGACCAGCAGCAATTTGCGCCCCAATACGCGCGGCTTGTCGGGATCGGCAAGGCCGAGCTGACTGTCGTCTTCGGCGTCGCTGCCGAGTTTTGGCGCGTCCGTCAGCGGCAGGTTGAGGTCAAACCAGAAGGTGCTGCCCGTACCCTCGGTGCTTTTGACATCAATCGTGCCGCCCATCGCAAGGATCATTTTCTGACAGATGGCCAGACCAAGACCGGTGCCGCCAAAGCGGCGCGTTGTCGATGTGTCGACCTGAGTGAAGGCCTCGAAGATCGAGCGTAATTTGTCGGCGGGGATGCCGATCCCCTCGTCGCGCACAGCAATGCGGAATGCCATGCAACCGTTGGCAATTTCCTGCGGTGTTGCGATGACATGGATATCGCCAGACCGGCTGAACTTGATCGCGTTGGAAACAAAATTGGTCAGCACCTGCTTGATGCGGACCGGGTCGCCGATTACCCAGCGCGGCATATCAGCCGGGATTTCAAGATGCAGGCGGTTATCCTGATTGCGCGCCGGGACCATCATCATGGAAACGACTTCCTCGCATATCGCGTGGATGTCGGTCGGGACTTCTTCAAGGACAAGTTTGCCCGCCTCGATCTTTGACAGATCAAGAACATCCCCGATCAGCGACAGAACATGCCGCCCGGCACCGTTAATCGTGGACAGGTAATTGCGCACGGTTTCGGACGGTTCGTGTTTGTCGATCCCGTCGCGGGCGAGTTGGGCGTAGCCCAGGATCGAGGTCATTGGCGATCTGAATTCGTGGCTCATATGGGCGATGAATTCGGATTTTGCACGGTCGGCCTGCTGCGCCTGATTCATCGCGTTTTCGGCTTCCTGCCGGGCATTTTCAAGTTCCAGGGTGCGCTGATAGACCAGATCGACAATCCGCCTTTCCGTTCGGGTCAGCGAGCGCAGATAAACCATCAAAAGGATGCTGATGGTCGCACCGAACACAAAGATCGCCCAGGGCTGCCAGTATAAAAGCCCGTTCAGGCGTGCCCCGGGTCCGTGCAGGACAATCGTCCAGTCACGGAAACCGAAAGTAAAGGTCGATACTTTGGGGTTGTAGCCTGCCGTGATTTCGTCTGCGATGTGGCTCATCGCGTAGTCGGGCCTGCGGTTGGAATAGATCAGTTGATGGCCTGCCGGTGCATCCAGATCGGCCAGATGGATTTCAAAATCCGATGGCAGGCGCGCAATGCGTGCCGCGCGCGTGATCATGTTTGTCAGGCGCAGCACACCCACGGCAAGACCAAGCGGTGCCGCGCCGGGATTGCGCCGGTTCGGGACATTCAGAAAGGCAAGGGCTGTGACCTCGGACGAGGCGGACTGAACCAGTTTGACCGGCTCGGTCAGGGTAATGTTGCCGGTACGGATGGCGGTTTGCAGGGCGCGATTGCGGATTTCCTCGCTGGAAAGGTCAAAGCCGATCACGTTTTCATTGCCGGATCGCGGAAAGATATAGAAAACCGGGAAATAGGCATCGCGTTCCGGCGCCGGTTGCATTTGGCCATCGACCAGACTGCGGATTTCAAAATTTTCAACCCCGCGCAGCGATGCGTTTTCCTCGATCAGGGCGCGGGCGCGGCCTTCGATATAGGGTACCCATTCCAGCGCCCCGACACCCGCGCGCCGTTCCACCCACGGGCCGATCATGGCGTTGAACGTGTGGAATGACACGTCACCATGCACGTCAAACAGGGTGCGAACCGCAATCAGGCTGTCGGTGGCACGGCCGAGTTCCTCGCGAAGGGATGCCTCGAACGCGCGGCGATATTGTTCGGTCTGGGCATCGGTGGCCTCGTTGATCTGACCGAACGTGTACCACGCCGCCAGCCCGGATATTGAAAAGCCCAGCAGACCGACAATCAGCGCAAGATTGCGGCGCAGCCGGTGAATATCGTTTGAAATCCTGCCGTCGCGGGTGCGCGAGGTGACGATGTTGATTTTTTCGATCCCCGCCCCCAGCAACAGGGTGCCGATGGTGACCACGATGACATAGCTGTAAAGGTTTGCCAGCCCGACATTCATATTGATGTTGAGAAACGTGCTTTCGCCCATTGCGGCAAAAACCACGATATCAATCACGACAAGGGCATTGACCAGTGCCGCGCCAAGCAGCCCGAACCGGATGGCCCCCCACAGGACAAAGGGCAGGGAGACAAAGATGAACAGATATTCTGGCTTGGCGATCAGCGGCGTGGTTTGCACGGCAGACGAAACAATGATCGTTGCAACGCAGACAAAGGCAAGTTCGGCATAATAGGCCAAGCCGTTTGCGCGCCATTTCTGATGGATCAGGCGCAGGACTAGCGGCCCGATCACCAGAGCCCCCACCAGATCGCCAAGCCACCAGCCGTGCCAGATGGTGGTGAACTGATCGAAATTTCCGATTACCGTCAGGCTGAGGCTGAGCGTGCCACAAAGGGCGGCAAGTGCCGGGCCGCCGATCCCGCCGATGGCAATCAGGCCAAATATGCCGCGCGCGGACAGAAGGGGTGTCTTGCTGCAAAATCTGACGATCAGAAGCGATGAAAGGGTTGCGGCCAGAGTATTGCCGGTTGCGATCAGAAGGGCCGTTTCCGGCGGTGCGGATGTTGTCAGATTGACAAGAAGTGCGCCCAGAAATACCGCCGGAAAATATCGCCACCCCCACGCAACCAGAGCGCCCAACGCAATCCCGGATGGGGCCCAGATCAGGGTGACGCTGCTGCCGTAAAAGGGAAACTGCAACCCGGCATAACCGAAAACGAAATAGGTTAGCGTGATCGCCGCAAAGCGGATGATATGAACAGGGCCCAGACGCAAATTCGATCCTTCCCGGGGTTGGGGCGCTATTGCTTCAGATGGGAAATCATACGCAAAAAGGAATATCCCAACCGCATTGTTTCAGATCGATTATCACGCAAATTCCCCGATGCACCATCCCCATTTGAGGAGATTGCAAAGGGCGGGGGGCTTTTACTGGCTGACCCAAAGGACGCGCGCGATCCAGTCAATGTCGCGGGCCTCGACATAGCGGTCTTCATAAGCCGGGTTGAGGGATTTCAGTTCCACCCCCATCGCCCCGCGTCGGACCAGTTCCTTGGCCATGACTTCGCCCGATGTGGTTTTCAGAACCACGCGATCCTGCGGGCGGATATTTGATGCCGGGGAGACGACAATCAGATCGCCATCGCGAAAGACCGGGGCCATGGAATCGCCTGCAATCCGAAGGCCATAGGCGGTCGGATCATGCAGGGCGGGAAAGGTGATGTCTTCCCATGCGCCGCCGACCGGATAACCGGCATCATCAAAAAAGCCGCGATTTCCGGCCTGGGCAAAGCCGATGACCGGCACGCGCCCGGCCCCGTTGCCATCGACAAGCTGGGCGAATTCCTGAAAGGTGACATTGGCCACCGAAAGCACCTTTGAAATGCTTTCGGTCGAGGGCCAGCGGGGCTTTCCCTGATTTGTCGTGCGTTTGGACCGGTTGAATGTGGTCGGGTCAAGCTGCGCCAAGCGGGCCAGTCCGGAGGGGGACAGCCCGTTATCTTCGGCGATCTTGTCAAGCGCGCCCCATATCTGTTCTTGCCGGATCATGCGTCATCCTAGCAGGATGAAAGGGCGACCGAAAAGGAACAAATTCCTTTCATGCACGAAAGTCGAAGCAAAATCGCGAAGCACCTGAAAAGGGTATCGACCCCGGCAATGGATGCCGGGGTTTTGTGTTTCGCAGAGGGGCTTAAGCCGTGGCGTCATGCACCGGAACGTCTTTCGATGCTTTCAGCAGATCGATGCTGTGGATGCAGTCGGCTTTGGCTTTGTAGCCCTCGCTGCTCATCGCGATTTTAAGGCCGTTGCGCGCGATATAGGTCCAGCGCCATTCGCCTTTTTTGTCCTTGTAAAGCTCGTAACGCGGGGACGGGGGATTTGCCATGGGAGACTCCTGACTGTCAGTGGATCGGCATGCAGTGGACCGCATGGCCGGTGATGTAAAATTGCCCGGTCGGGCATCCCCGGTCAGGCATCCATGAAGACAGTTCAGAAGCGGTTTTGTGATGAAACGGGGCAGGAAGGGCGCGGGATTAGCGCAGAAGTGCAATCCCGTCATCATGGCCCGCCAGCAGGATCACATCCTTTTTCGACGGGGCCTTGCATTTCGTGGCCGGGCGGAGTGCGAGCAGGGAGGCGGCAATTTTCTGCGCGCCGGGGGAGAGGAAAAACGCGTCATCCGGCCCGAGTTCGCGCGAGCAAAAAAGGGCGGCATCGCGCGGTTTTTTGGCGGAAATGAACAGTTTTTCAAACGCATCGACAAAATCGGTCGATATTCCCATTGCTTCCTGTTCCGTCATTTTGATGCTGGCCCAGCTCATGGGAGTCTCTCGTCTGGTTGCGGATATCTGTAAGGCCATTATTCATCCGGTGACCGCCAAGTCGAGCATTTTTGCGGTTGTTCGTGCAATAGGAAATTAATCCTTTACAATGAGAACAAAAAGGGATTATAGCTTGTGGATCAACACCGGAAGTGCATCCGGAAATAGCTTTGATGCGGTCGGAATGGCGGAAAACGGCATGTAAGCCGGGTTTTGCACGTATCACGTTGGCAATCTTTACATATCCGGCAATTGGCGGTTTTGCGCAGTCGATGATGCGCAAAAGGGGAGATTTGCACGCTTTTTCGGGGTGTTGATGCGAGACAGGCAGTTCAGCAGGAGGGCGAAATGAGTGAACAGAGACTTTTTCCCAAGCCGATAGCGGACCGCGTGACGACCCCGTTTTCCAGTGCCATGCAGGCGTG is part of the Thalassospira lucentensis genome and harbors:
- a CDS encoding ABC transporter ATP-binding protein, with translation MKLKTRAGSVVFDNVTKTYGHGAVTAIDNVSFTINPGELVTLLGPSGCGKTTTLRMIAGLEHATTGKILIGGKDVTQLPATDRDVSMVFQSYALFPHMTVAENVAYGLSATGVAKAEAREKAEEGLNLVGLGGYGSRLPSELSGGQQQRVAVARALVLEPEVLLLDEPLSNLDAKLRRHVRTEIRDLQQKLGLTAVYVTHDQEEALAVSDRIIVMNRAVIAQQGTPRELYEQPQSEFIADFIGDANLVDGEIVNIDGNHARVDIGGAQCNLRHRGQAKGPVRVAVRPDAVQLTGLAAIAGDAHVIETSLKGHITHAAYLGSQMQYSVATPIGELFVIDHRIDTPIIAGEEVAIGFSERGMAVVSAE
- a CDS encoding inositol monophosphatase, producing MEKAFSGIDIEARFEHARDVIREAGKRAMEYYEGDAADLAIETKTNALDMVSIADKNVEAIIRDRIGDAFPEDGFLGEEMGIEKGDNDCLWVIDPIDGTACFVNQMPTWCISVALMIGKEAVIGLIYHPCNDELFSAVIGDGARVNGEPVKASNAKRVSDGVMGIGMSHRLPSSSIVPVIGQLLDEEGMFIRNGSCALMMAYASAGRLIGYYEPHINPWDCMAGIVLMREAGGWCNDFLDLPNVLEDGGPILAAGPNVAKHLADMIGISYRG
- a CDS encoding CHASE domain-containing protein encodes the protein MRLGPVHIIRFAAITLTYFVFGYAGLQFPFYGSSVTLIWAPSGIALGALVAWGWRYFPAVFLGALLVNLTTSAPPETALLIATGNTLAATLSSLLIVRFCSKTPLLSARGIFGLIAIGGIGGPALAALCGTLSLSLTVIGNFDQFTTIWHGWWLGDLVGALVIGPLVLRLIHQKWRANGLAYYAELAFVCVATIIVSSAVQTTPLIAKPEYLFIFVSLPFVLWGAIRFGLLGAALVNALVVIDIVVFAAMGESTFLNINMNVGLANLYSYVIVVTIGTLLLGAGIEKINIVTSRTRDGRISNDIHRLRRNLALIVGLLGFSISGLAAWYTFGQINEATDAQTEQYRRAFEASLREELGRATDSLIAVRTLFDVHGDVSFHTFNAMIGPWVERRAGVGALEWVPYIEGRARALIEENASLRGVENFEIRSLVDGQMQPAPERDAYFPVFYIFPRSGNENVIGFDLSSEEIRNRALQTAIRTGNITLTEPVKLVQSASSEVTALAFLNVPNRRNPGAAPLGLAVGVLRLTNMITRAARIARLPSDFEIHLADLDAPAGHQLIYSNRRPDYAMSHIADEITAGYNPKVSTFTFGFRDWTIVLHGPGARLNGLLYWQPWAIFVFGATISILLMVYLRSLTRTERRIVDLVYQRTLELENARQEAENAMNQAQQADRAKSEFIAHMSHEFRSPMTSILGYAQLARDGIDKHEPSETVRNYLSTINGAGRHVLSLIGDVLDLSKIEAGKLVLEEVPTDIHAICEEVVSMMMVPARNQDNRLHLEIPADMPRWVIGDPVRIKQVLTNFVSNAIKFSRSGDIHVIATPQEIANGCMAFRIAVRDEGIGIPADKLRSIFEAFTQVDTSTTRRFGGTGLGLAICQKMILAMGGTIDVKSTEGTGSTFWFDLNLPLTDAPKLGSDAEDDSQLGLADPDKPRVLGRKLLLVEDIQINRILAQKLLEQQGHEISVATNGQEALNLLQEQDFDAVLMDVHMPVMDGIEATRQIRKFADPVKATIPVLALTADTSNDNLAEFREAGMDAHCTKPLDIKAINHELARLDYRMLSERKQQLTGTGD
- a CDS encoding S24 family peptidase, producing the protein MIRQEQIWGALDKIAEDNGLSPSGLARLAQLDPTTFNRSKRTTNQGKPRWPSTESISKVLSVANVTFQEFAQLVDGNGAGRVPVIGFAQAGNRGFFDDAGYPVGGAWEDITFPALHDPTAYGLRIAGDSMAPVFRDGDLIVVSPASNIRPQDRVVLKTTSGEVMAKELVRRGAMGVELKSLNPAYEDRYVEARDIDWIARVLWVSQ
- a CDS encoding YegP family protein; protein product: MANPPSPRYELYKDKKGEWRWTYIARNGLKIAMSSEGYKAKADCIHSIDLLKASKDVPVHDATA